Proteins found in one Acidobacteriota bacterium genomic segment:
- a CDS encoding Uma2 family endonuclease — translation MSNVATVPVEPPWTSEPELDEQDALALLPDDSPLLESKEPEMESSLHYLQALILYVSLEWLWRERTDFFLGANLSIYFKTEELKQKTLVGPDLFVVTGTERRQRRSWAVWREGKFPDLIIELLSESTEKNDRTTKKEIYQNQFHTPEYFWFSPITLEFEGFHLVGAHYQPIPPNERGHRWSEVLQLFLGVEKRQLRLFLVDGTLVPTPEEAAQQEIQRANAEAQRANAEAQRAETEAQRAETEAQRAETEAQRAETEAQRAETEAQRAETEAQRADAEAQRATVEQNRADAEARRVQKLMEQLRALGVEPEFE, via the coding sequence ATGTCAAATGTCGCAACCGTACCTGTGGAACCTCCCTGGACGAGTGAGCCTGAACTGGACGAACAGGATGCGCTCGCGCTCCTTCCAGATGATTCACCACTCCTTGAAAGCAAGGAACCCGAGATGGAATCTTCACTTCATTATCTTCAAGCGTTGATCCTGTATGTCAGTCTGGAATGGCTCTGGCGGGAACGAACCGATTTCTTTTTGGGTGCCAACCTCAGCATTTATTTCAAAACTGAAGAACTGAAACAGAAGACTTTGGTTGGGCCAGACCTGTTTGTGGTCACTGGCACCGAACGTCGTCAGCGACGCTCCTGGGCAGTGTGGAGGGAAGGAAAGTTCCCAGATTTGATTATTGAACTGCTTTCAGAATCAACTGAAAAGAATGACCGCACGACCAAAAAGGAAATCTACCAGAATCAGTTTCACACACCGGAATACTTCTGGTTTTCGCCGATTACTCTTGAGTTTGAAGGATTTCATTTGGTCGGAGCCCACTATCAACCAATCCCCCCTAACGAACGCGGTCACCGTTGGAGTGAAGTTTTGCAGTTATTCCTGGGGGTTGAAAAACGGCAGCTTCGATTGTTCCTGGTAGATGGCACGCTGGTTCCGACCCCAGAAGAAGCGGCACAACAAGAAATCCAACGCGCTAATGCCGAAGCCCAACGCGCTAATGCCGAAGCCCAACGGGCTGAAACCGAAGCCCAACGGGCTGAAACCGAAGCCCAACGGGCCGAAACCGAAGCTCAACGGGCCGAAACCGAAGCTCAACGGGCCGAAACCGAAGCTCAACGGGCCGAAACCGAAGCTCAACGGGCCGACGCTGAGGCTCAACGCGCTACAGTTGAACAAAACCGGGCTGATGCCGAGGCACGTCGGGTTCAAAAATTGATGGAGCAATTGCGGGCGTTAGGGGTTGAGCCTGAATTTGAGTAA
- the mnmA gene encoding tRNA 2-thiouridine(34) synthase MnmA, which yields MEKIAVAMSGGVDSSAVAALLKEQGQDIVGLSMQLWNQRRINVGPDGEPLPSRCCSLDDLYDARSVSAHLGIPFYVLNFEEDFEEHVVAPFVASYVNGNTPSPCVACNSRLKFKTLVKLAEDIGAAKVATGHYARVHLNHETGRYELLKGLDPNKDQSYFLFELTQEQLAVALFPLGELSKPEVREIARRNGLPTAEKAESQEICFIPDGNYARFIERYLQEAGGEVHAEPQAPVASALVQLGLRRTLPEPGEIVGVDGTVLGHHEGTHRYTIGQRRGLKINSPDGQPLYVVGIDPIRKRVVVGSGDYLPGKQYTAARMNWITIPELTESIRVRARIRYRHGEAAATVFPEENGTVRVVFDEPQRAITPGQATVFYDGDKVVGGGWITG from the coding sequence ATGGAAAAGATTGCAGTTGCGATGAGTGGTGGAGTGGATAGCTCTGCCGTGGCGGCATTGCTCAAAGAGCAGGGCCAGGACATTGTTGGTCTTTCGATGCAGTTGTGGAATCAGCGCCGCATCAATGTCGGACCGGACGGTGAACCGCTCCCTTCGCGGTGTTGTTCGCTGGATGATTTGTATGATGCGCGTTCGGTCTCAGCCCATCTCGGGATTCCGTTTTATGTGCTTAATTTCGAAGAGGATTTCGAAGAGCATGTGGTAGCCCCGTTTGTTGCCAGTTATGTCAACGGCAACACGCCAAGCCCCTGTGTTGCCTGCAACAGCCGGTTGAAATTTAAAACGCTGGTCAAACTGGCGGAAGACATTGGCGCTGCCAAAGTGGCGACAGGTCACTATGCCCGCGTTCACTTAAACCATGAAACTGGACGCTATGAGTTGCTCAAAGGGCTGGATCCAAACAAAGATCAATCGTACTTTTTGTTTGAGTTAACCCAGGAACAACTGGCCGTCGCCCTGTTTCCGCTTGGCGAACTGTCGAAACCCGAAGTTCGCGAAATTGCTCGCCGCAATGGACTTCCGACGGCTGAAAAAGCAGAGAGCCAGGAAATCTGCTTCATTCCAGATGGCAACTATGCCCGATTTATTGAGCGCTATCTGCAGGAAGCTGGTGGCGAAGTCCATGCCGAACCACAGGCCCCCGTGGCCTCAGCCCTGGTTCAACTGGGGTTACGGCGAACGCTCCCTGAGCCCGGTGAAATCGTTGGCGTCGATGGCACAGTGCTTGGGCATCACGAAGGTACCCACCGCTACACGATTGGGCAGCGGCGCGGATTGAAAATCAATTCGCCGGATGGTCAGCCGCTCTATGTGGTTGGCATTGATCCGATTCGCAAACGGGTCGTTGTGGGATCAGGTGATTACCTGCCTGGCAAACAGTACACGGCGGCCCGGATGAACTGGATCACGATTCCAGAACTAACTGAATCCATTCGGGTTCGAGCGCGGATTCGCTACCGGCATGGTGAGGCGGCAGCCACGGTTTTCCCAGAAGAAAATGGCACGGTGCGCGTTGTTTTTGACGAACCGCAACGCGCCATCACACCCGGTCAGGCAACCGTCTTTTATGACGGGGACAAAGTTGTCGGCGGTGGCTGGATAACGGGCTAA